One genomic segment of Streptomyces sp. RerS4 includes these proteins:
- a CDS encoding lantibiotic dehydratase, with the protein MKTTTEWRAGERFMLRVAGLPLASADALRAEATLRWAEDVLAAEEALRADAQWLSEALHRAVGATDPEPGGPGAARRRELLALRRRIHNGRLPDDPEAALRLVAAPADAPTDAPADIPDGAAVVERLAGWLRGVGESRKLLAEGDALLAADLRGGRAALRELLDDERLRHGLLLASPVLEGQLDAYAAATAGGAEPGGRARKAERSVLSYLYRTACKTSPFSTFTGVATGRFTPEGDAATDSGAIRVEDAWSSHVRLNVVVLARLAELILADPVRRRDLPLRPASGWGREDDRIRYVRRSVTAGDDGAAVTFDAVKDRLFFLRRSGTLDRLLALFAERAAASSASAGGGDGAEPDLRHHELVDWLAAEHGASPADCEAYVDALLQLGMVRVPCLDTEVHSGDPVRAFQRSLARLERPWADTLAGLLEEPARVLERYPRAGRDERAGLLRALRAGLRLAWTELGAPAEAPLPQTLVYEDVSAGRDLPAAPPAWAREGADGGALRSLERILPAFDLTLAQRITFEGFFTARYGQGGRCEDLLGLVHDFHEDFFDQYLSFTARRTPFDARGEYVPEENWLGLPGIRALDAARRAFVDRMRERWAAYEESDARPGREPGGGELRLAEADLDAVAGELEPVVPGFAPRCHHVQLARDPATGERTTVLNRSYGGLSFPFSRFTHVYEDRDGRSGLDAELRAGADRATPPGAVFAEVTGGPVTTNLNLHGRLVEFEIVCPGESGTLPEDRLLRLDDLYAEHVPDTGRVVLRSRRLGREVIPVYLGYLVPLALPVVPRTLLLLSPSSMSPLDVWAGVPEGVARGGVHARPRVVHGDVVISRRSWTTTVERLPAHGAREAGHFLEWQRWRRQHGLPERVFATVSAGPSALGAKPQYVDFASPLSLSAFESLLRDPGHRVVFREMLPDPGALHTHSARGAHVAELAVETFTTTITDTSAQEGGTRCQN; encoded by the coding sequence ATGAAGACCACCACCGAGTGGCGGGCGGGCGAGCGGTTCATGCTGCGCGTGGCCGGCCTGCCCCTGGCCTCGGCCGACGCGTTGCGCGCCGAGGCCACCCTCCGTTGGGCCGAGGACGTACTGGCGGCCGAGGAGGCGCTGCGCGCGGACGCGCAGTGGCTGAGCGAGGCGCTGCACCGCGCGGTCGGCGCCACCGATCCCGAGCCCGGCGGGCCGGGCGCGGCCCGGCGCCGGGAGCTGCTGGCGCTTCGGCGCCGGATCCACAACGGCAGGTTGCCCGACGATCCCGAGGCGGCGCTGCGCCTCGTGGCGGCGCCGGCCGACGCACCGACCGACGCACCGGCCGACATCCCCGACGGGGCGGCCGTGGTCGAGCGGCTGGCCGGATGGCTGCGCGGGGTCGGGGAGTCGCGGAAGCTGCTGGCCGAGGGCGACGCGCTGCTGGCCGCGGACCTGCGCGGCGGCCGGGCGGCTCTGCGCGAGCTGCTCGACGACGAACGGCTGCGACACGGGCTGCTGTTGGCCTCGCCGGTCCTCGAAGGGCAGCTCGACGCGTACGCGGCGGCCACCGCGGGCGGCGCCGAGCCGGGAGGCCGGGCCCGCAAGGCCGAACGGTCGGTGCTCTCGTACCTCTACCGCACGGCGTGCAAGACCAGCCCCTTCAGCACCTTCACGGGGGTGGCGACCGGCCGGTTCACCCCGGAGGGCGACGCCGCGACGGACTCCGGCGCGATCCGCGTCGAGGACGCGTGGAGCAGCCATGTGCGGCTGAACGTGGTCGTGTTGGCGCGGCTCGCCGAGCTGATCCTCGCCGATCCCGTCCGCCGCCGGGACCTGCCGCTGCGCCCGGCCTCGGGCTGGGGCCGGGAGGACGACCGGATCCGCTACGTACGCCGGTCCGTGACGGCCGGTGACGACGGGGCCGCCGTCACCTTCGACGCGGTCAAGGACCGGCTGTTCTTCCTGCGCCGCAGCGGCACCCTGGACCGGCTGCTCGCCCTGTTCGCGGAGCGGGCGGCGGCTTCCTCGGCCTCGGCCGGCGGCGGCGACGGGGCGGAGCCCGACCTGCGCCACCACGAGCTGGTCGACTGGCTGGCCGCCGAGCACGGGGCCTCCCCGGCCGACTGCGAGGCGTACGTCGACGCCCTCCTCCAGCTCGGCATGGTGCGGGTGCCGTGCCTGGACACCGAGGTGCACAGCGGGGATCCCGTACGCGCCTTCCAGCGTTCGCTGGCGCGGCTGGAACGGCCCTGGGCCGACACCCTCGCCGGCCTGCTGGAGGAACCCGCCCGCGTGCTGGAGCGCTACCCGCGGGCCGGGCGCGACGAGCGCGCGGGGCTGCTGCGCGCGCTGCGGGCCGGACTGCGCCTGGCGTGGACGGAGTTGGGCGCCCCGGCCGAGGCGCCGCTGCCCCAGACGCTGGTCTACGAGGACGTGAGCGCGGGCCGTGACCTGCCCGCCGCCCCGCCGGCCTGGGCCCGCGAGGGCGCGGACGGCGGTGCGCTGCGGTCGCTGGAGCGGATCCTGCCGGCCTTCGACCTCACCCTCGCCCAACGCATCACCTTCGAGGGCTTCTTCACGGCCCGCTACGGGCAGGGGGGCCGCTGCGAGGACCTGTTGGGTCTCGTGCACGACTTCCACGAGGACTTCTTCGACCAGTACCTGTCCTTCACGGCGCGGCGCACCCCCTTCGACGCGCGGGGCGAGTACGTGCCGGAGGAGAACTGGCTCGGCCTGCCCGGCATCCGGGCCCTGGACGCGGCCCGGCGGGCCTTCGTGGACCGGATGCGGGAGCGCTGGGCGGCGTACGAGGAGTCGGACGCGCGGCCGGGCCGGGAGCCGGGCGGCGGCGAACTGCGGCTGGCGGAAGCGGACCTGGACGCGGTGGCGGGCGAACTGGAGCCCGTGGTCCCCGGGTTCGCGCCGCGCTGCCACCACGTGCAGCTCGCCCGCGACCCGGCCACCGGCGAGCGGACGACGGTGCTGAACCGCTCCTACGGCGGGCTGTCCTTCCCCTTCAGCCGGTTCACGCACGTCTACGAGGACCGGGACGGCCGATCGGGCCTCGACGCGGAGCTGCGCGCGGGAGCCGACCGCGCCACCCCGCCCGGCGCCGTGTTCGCGGAGGTCACCGGCGGTCCGGTCACCACGAACCTGAACCTGCACGGGCGACTGGTCGAGTTCGAGATCGTCTGTCCGGGCGAGAGCGGCACCCTGCCGGAGGACCGGCTGCTGCGCCTGGACGACCTGTACGCGGAGCACGTCCCCGACACGGGTCGGGTGGTGCTGCGCTCGCGGCGGCTGGGCCGCGAGGTGATCCCCGTCTACCTGGGCTACCTGGTGCCGCTCGCGCTGCCCGTGGTGCCGCGTACGCTGCTGCTCCTGTCGCCGTCGTCCATGTCCCCGCTGGACGTGTGGGCGGGCGTCCCGGAGGGTGTGGCGCGAGGCGGGGTCCACGCGCGGCCCCGTGTCGTGCACGGCGACGTGGTGATCAGCCGGCGCAGCTGGACGACCACGGTGGAGCGGTTGCCGGCGCACGGGGCCCGGGAGGCCGGCCACTTCCTGGAGTGGCAGCGCTGGCGGCGTCAACACGGGCTGCCGGAGCGGGTGTTCGCCACCGTGTCGGCGGGTCCTTCGGCGCTCGGCGCGAAGCCGCAGTACGTGGATTTCGCGAGCCCGCTGTCGCTGTCCGCGTTCGAGTCGCTGCTGCGCGATCCCGGACACCGGGTGGTCTTCCGCGAGATGCTCCCCGACCCGGGCGCACTGCACACGCATTCGGCGCGCGGCGCGCACGTCGCCGAGCTGGCCGTCGAGACCTTCACCACCACCATCACAGACACCTCGGCCCAGGAGGGCGGCACCCGATGTCAGAACTGA
- a CDS encoding TOMM precursor leader peptide-binding protein produces MRRSGRGPSVRVDATVADGLGAAAAERFTALLERALSELAGPGVALGVLGVRDAFAPADGAPHAAGPHAEAPHAAGPHAARPEPVVPVRLYGYQAVVGPVGGGDGAAGCARCLERRWQAVRSVALRDALEVGGATRAAGGWPYAHAFAADALAALVVLAASAPVGDAVPVFPVVRSLDLRTGAVRAYPLVPDPECPVCATPTVDAPAAPELAPAPKYRPGVFRTRPVEAYGIEVAAFANPLCGALGPSLVQDISSTSTSATIGCFSMRSGEYLRETFWGGHTDSFERSARVGVLEGLERYAGMRARARTTSVRGSLREFADQAVDPRRVGLYSEEFYRDNPRVRPFDPDREIPWVWGWSLRDQAPRLVPEVLTYYHAPGLENRFVQESSNGCASGGSLAEAAYFGLMEVVERDAFLLAWYGRQPLPEIDPTTSTRASTRAMVDRLALYGYRARFFDTRISFPIPVVTAVAERFDGGMGRMCFGAGAGLDPESALDSALCEIATDAVNLPGRTEREETRLRAMAADFSLVTALHDHPLVYGVPEMGAHADFLLRSPSPHPPLRSVAELAAPQPVSDDVREDLARCVEAVAARGFDVVVVDQTTPEQRALGLHTVSVLVPGLLPIDFGWSRQRALAMPRMRTALREAGLRERDLEPADLHVAPHPFP; encoded by the coding sequence ATGAGGCGTAGCGGCCGGGGCCCGTCCGTACGGGTCGACGCGACCGTGGCGGACGGGCTCGGGGCCGCGGCCGCCGAGCGGTTCACGGCGCTGCTGGAGCGGGCGCTGAGCGAGCTGGCGGGGCCGGGCGTGGCCCTGGGGGTGCTGGGCGTGCGCGACGCGTTCGCCCCGGCGGACGGAGCACCGCACGCCGCGGGGCCGCACGCAGAGGCACCGCACGCCGCGGGGCCGCACGCCGCGCGTCCGGAGCCGGTCGTGCCGGTGCGGCTGTACGGGTACCAGGCCGTGGTCGGACCCGTGGGCGGTGGTGACGGCGCGGCGGGCTGCGCCCGGTGCCTGGAGCGGCGCTGGCAGGCCGTCCGGTCGGTGGCGTTGCGGGACGCCCTGGAGGTGGGCGGGGCCACCCGGGCGGCGGGCGGCTGGCCGTACGCGCACGCCTTCGCGGCGGACGCGCTGGCCGCGCTGGTCGTGCTCGCGGCGTCGGCCCCGGTCGGCGACGCCGTCCCCGTCTTCCCCGTGGTCCGCTCGCTGGACCTGCGGACCGGCGCCGTGCGCGCCTACCCGCTGGTGCCCGATCCGGAGTGCCCGGTGTGCGCGACGCCCACCGTGGACGCGCCGGCCGCGCCGGAGCTTGCGCCCGCGCCCAAGTACCGGCCGGGGGTGTTCCGTACCCGTCCCGTGGAGGCGTACGGGATCGAGGTGGCGGCCTTCGCGAATCCGCTGTGCGGGGCGCTGGGGCCCTCTCTGGTGCAGGACATCTCCTCCACCTCCACGTCCGCGACCATCGGGTGCTTCTCGATGCGGTCGGGCGAGTACCTGCGCGAGACGTTCTGGGGCGGGCACACCGATTCCTTCGAACGCAGCGCCCGGGTCGGGGTGTTGGAGGGGCTGGAGCGGTACGCGGGAATGCGCGCGCGGGCGCGGACCACGAGCGTACGCGGGTCCTTGCGGGAGTTCGCCGATCAGGCGGTGGATCCGCGCCGGGTCGGCCTGTACAGCGAGGAGTTCTACCGGGACAACCCGCGCGTGCGCCCCTTCGACCCCGACCGGGAGATCCCCTGGGTGTGGGGCTGGTCGCTGCGCGATCAGGCGCCGCGCCTGGTGCCGGAGGTGCTGACGTACTATCACGCGCCGGGGTTGGAGAACCGGTTCGTGCAGGAGAGCTCCAACGGTTGTGCCTCGGGCGGGAGTCTGGCCGAGGCCGCCTATTTCGGCCTGATGGAGGTCGTCGAGCGGGACGCCTTCCTGCTGGCCTGGTACGGGCGACAGCCCCTGCCGGAGATCGACCCCACGACCAGTACGCGGGCCTCGACACGGGCGATGGTCGACCGGCTCGCCCTCTACGGCTACCGGGCGCGGTTCTTCGACACGCGGATCTCCTTCCCGATCCCGGTGGTGACGGCCGTCGCGGAGCGCTTCGACGGCGGCATGGGCCGGATGTGCTTCGGCGCCGGCGCCGGACTGGATCCGGAGTCGGCGTTGGACTCGGCGCTGTGCGAGATCGCCACGGACGCGGTGAACCTGCCCGGCCGCACCGAGCGCGAGGAGACCCGGCTGCGGGCGATGGCGGCCGACTTCTCCCTGGTGACCGCGTTGCACGACCATCCGCTGGTCTACGGGGTGCCCGAGATGGGAGCCCACGCCGACTTCCTGCTGCGCTCCCCGTCACCGCACCCGCCGCTGCGGTCGGTGGCCGAACTGGCCGCCCCGCAGCCGGTGTCGGACGACGTGCGCGAGGACCTGGCGCGGTGCGTCGAGGCCGTCGCCGCCCGGGGGTTCGACGTGGTGGTGGTCGACCAGACCACGCCCGAGCAGCGGGCACTGGGCCTGCACACGGTGAGCGTGCTGGTGCCGGGGCTGCTGCCGATCGACTTCGGTTGGTCGCGGCAGCGGGCGCTCGCCATGCCCCGGATGCGGACCGCGCTGCGCGAGGCGGGGTTGCGCGAACGGGACCTGGAGCCCGCCGACCTCCATGTCGCCCCGCATCCCTTCCCCTGA
- a CDS encoding TOMM precursor leader peptide-binding protein, with protein sequence MSHASYQAVASTRPRIRRDVLFTETPDGVLFHNSDGGFRLTARTAYRFATLIVPHLTGEYSVAEICQGMGDPQRAMVGELVKTLYERDFARSVEEVEAAAATGRAPASPDVARRFAPQIAYADHYADDAEARFLRFRDTRVAVLGTDAVARWCALSLVRNGCAVVGVLPGADTEQVEAEAAEARADGCPVEIRTLPADHAPWEWGQLAQYDFVVVTGGPAAPARLFPLLRAGIPEGRRLLPVWSYGDDAVVGPLMAHGTAGCWSCAALRMGAARDGVGAADVWSSLALAESALPTASVPGRPLAAMLGNLLGYEVFRATSGALPAETAGRLLVQDTASLDVTAEPLFPHPRCPFCAPPVEPAAEAVDLAAAGASGTPALPTLETAREADELVEELNRRSTIVRPRAGVFTGYADEELTQLPLKLGVVELGVGHAGSRAIAAFDIHHVAGARMRALDAAALVYAEHVVPARALAGPEGRGGAGEPVVVAALATASGIPGEPAAYQRAVSLLTKEPVLVPAGAVRPFGPHNADRLFERTRAGAGAGPSLADAAAAGLLSALGHAALLRAVRGAAAGVVPLPAPDGDDAELTFLVRSAERLGMASPELLDLGEGERSGAQVLLARSGERWALGEGLDRRTAAVAALRELLGAAQYEADGAGPGGPADTGDPLLRDLDARALSATGAAAPVTAGPGVSWARVLERLGDAGLDAYAVVTGAPELAEVGIHTVRVLLTAVRESGDEA encoded by the coding sequence ATGTCCCACGCCAGCTACCAGGCCGTCGCCTCGACGCGGCCGCGCATCCGCCGTGACGTGCTCTTCACCGAGACGCCCGACGGGGTGCTGTTCCACAACTCCGACGGCGGCTTCCGCCTCACCGCCCGCACCGCGTACCGCTTCGCCACGCTGATCGTCCCGCACCTGACGGGCGAGTACTCCGTCGCCGAGATCTGTCAGGGCATGGGCGATCCGCAGCGCGCGATGGTCGGGGAACTCGTCAAGACCCTGTACGAACGGGACTTCGCCCGGTCCGTCGAGGAGGTCGAGGCGGCCGCGGCCACCGGCCGGGCGCCCGCCTCCCCCGACGTCGCGCGTCGCTTCGCCCCGCAGATCGCCTACGCCGACCACTACGCCGACGACGCCGAGGCCCGCTTCCTGCGCTTCCGCGACACCCGCGTCGCCGTCCTCGGCACGGACGCCGTCGCCCGGTGGTGCGCGCTGAGCCTGGTCCGCAACGGCTGCGCCGTCGTCGGCGTCCTGCCCGGCGCGGACACCGAGCAGGTCGAGGCCGAGGCCGCCGAGGCCCGCGCCGACGGCTGCCCGGTGGAGATCCGTACCCTCCCCGCCGACCACGCGCCGTGGGAGTGGGGGCAGTTGGCGCAGTACGACTTCGTCGTGGTGACGGGCGGCCCGGCCGCGCCGGCGCGGCTCTTCCCGCTGCTGCGCGCCGGGATACCCGAGGGCCGGAGGCTGTTGCCCGTCTGGTCGTACGGCGACGACGCGGTGGTCGGCCCGCTGATGGCGCACGGGACGGCCGGCTGTTGGTCGTGCGCCGCGCTCAGGATGGGTGCGGCCCGCGATGGTGTGGGGGCCGCCGACGTGTGGAGCTCCCTGGCCCTGGCGGAATCCGCGCTGCCGACGGCGTCGGTGCCGGGGCGGCCGCTGGCCGCGATGCTCGGCAACCTGCTGGGGTACGAGGTGTTCCGGGCGACCTCGGGTGCCCTGCCGGCCGAGACCGCCGGGCGGCTCCTCGTCCAGGACACGGCCTCGCTGGACGTGACGGCCGAACCGCTGTTCCCGCACCCCCGTTGCCCGTTCTGCGCCCCGCCGGTGGAGCCCGCGGCCGAGGCCGTGGACCTGGCGGCCGCCGGCGCCTCGGGTACGCCCGCGCTGCCGACCCTGGAGACGGCCCGCGAAGCCGACGAGCTGGTCGAGGAGTTGAACCGCCGCTCCACCATCGTCCGGCCCCGGGCAGGCGTGTTCACCGGGTACGCGGACGAGGAGCTGACGCAGCTCCCGCTGAAGCTGGGCGTGGTCGAACTGGGCGTCGGCCACGCGGGATCGCGCGCGATCGCCGCGTTCGACATCCATCACGTCGCGGGTGCGCGGATGCGGGCGCTCGACGCGGCGGCGCTGGTGTACGCGGAGCACGTGGTGCCCGCCCGAGCCCTGGCCGGCCCCGAGGGGCGGGGCGGGGCGGGTGAGCCGGTGGTCGTGGCGGCGCTGGCGACGGCCTCCGGGATCCCGGGCGAGCCGGCGGCGTACCAGCGGGCGGTGTCGCTGCTGACGAAGGAGCCCGTCCTCGTTCCGGCGGGCGCGGTACGGCCGTTCGGCCCGCACAACGCCGACCGGCTCTTCGAGCGGACCCGGGCCGGCGCGGGCGCCGGTCCCTCCTTGGCCGACGCGGCCGCCGCCGGACTGCTGTCGGCGCTGGGGCACGCGGCGCTGCTGCGGGCCGTGCGCGGCGCCGCGGCCGGTGTGGTGCCGCTGCCGGCGCCCGACGGTGACGACGCCGAACTGACCTTCCTCGTACGGTCGGCGGAGCGGCTCGGGATGGCGTCGCCGGAGCTGCTGGACCTGGGCGAGGGCGAACGGAGCGGGGCGCAGGTGTTGTTGGCCCGCTCCGGGGAGCGTTGGGCGCTGGGCGAAGGCCTGGACCGGCGTACGGCGGCCGTGGCCGCGCTGCGCGAGCTGCTGGGCGCGGCGCAGTACGAGGCCGACGGGGCGGGTCCGGGCGGCCCGGCCGACACCGGTGATCCGCTGCTGCGCGACCTGGACGCCCGCGCGCTGAGCGCCACGGGTGCGGCGGCGCCCGTGACGGCCGGGCCCGGCGTGTCGTGGGCGCGGGTGCTGGAGCGGCTCGGGGACGCGGGGCTCGACGCGTACGCGGTGGTGACGGGGGCGCCGGAGCTGGCGGAGGTCGGCATCCACACCGTGCGGGTGCTGCTGACGGCCGTGCGGGAGTCCGGCGATGAGGCGTAG
- a CDS encoding L-threonylcarbamoyladenylate synthase translates to MAKYFDVHPENPQRRTISGVADSIRAGALIAYPTDSCFALGCRLGNRDGLNRIRSIRELDDRHHFTLVCENFAQLGQFVHVDNDVFRAIKAATPGPYTFILKATSEVPRQMLHPKKKTVGVRIPDHHVTQTLLAELGEPLVSSTLLLPDEDEPLTQGWEIKERLDHVVDAVVDSGDCGTRPTTVIDFSGGEAEIVRRGAGDTTRFE, encoded by the coding sequence ATGGCTAAGTACTTCGACGTGCACCCCGAGAACCCCCAGCGGCGCACCATCAGCGGCGTGGCCGACAGCATCCGGGCCGGCGCCCTCATCGCGTATCCGACGGACTCCTGCTTCGCGCTGGGGTGCCGGCTGGGCAACCGTGACGGCCTCAACCGGATCCGGTCGATCCGCGAGCTCGACGACCGTCACCACTTCACCCTGGTCTGCGAGAACTTCGCGCAGCTGGGGCAGTTCGTCCACGTGGACAACGACGTGTTCCGCGCGATCAAGGCGGCCACGCCCGGTCCCTACACCTTCATCCTGAAGGCCACGTCGGAGGTGCCGCGCCAGATGCTGCACCCGAAGAAGAAGACGGTCGGCGTCCGGATCCCCGACCACCACGTGACGCAGACGCTGCTGGCCGAGCTGGGCGAGCCGCTGGTCTCCAGCACGCTGCTCCTGCCCGACGAGGACGAGCCGCTGACGCAGGGCTGGGAGATCAAGGAGCGGCTCGATCACGTGGTGGACGCGGTGGTCGACTCCGGGGACTGCGGGACCCGGCCGACGACCGTCATCGATTTCTCCGGCGGTGAGGCGGAAATCGTCCGCCGGGGCGCGGGTGACACGACGCGTTTCGAATAG